In Sphaeramia orbicularis chromosome 5, fSphaOr1.1, whole genome shotgun sequence, a genomic segment contains:
- the LOC115418872 gene encoding tripartite motif-containing protein 16-like protein has translation MAESRRDLLCCGICHQLLRNPATLPCGHSFCMQCITCSLNHNERNKSPCRCPECGRVFASRPQLNKNTTVAQKRPWRCMETEGPSCWKHQCPLDVYCCTDEQVICATCASVDHRGHTIGLVREERKRKQEQLMMMKRKSKKLIQRQEEKLINNREILQQIEEKAREIDDYCESILAGVIDSLQKHYVSVRELISTLGEKTAAQVQTNMKNLELKKKAMKTQYAELDQLAQTDSDVHFLLKWPSQCYDVQADHFHVSSDPLLPFVSIKTAVEKLGNQLEALCNKEFGAIVQTVRNESQQEFRGGTEEEEMQQRHEAATPESYDFSEVSSTNTQPTVEPKTREEFLRYACELTLDPTTAHKDLLVSENDKKVQLCPQTLKGPSLRNPERFLHRRQVLCREGLQAERCYYEVEVTGGKAEIALAYKGIDRKSSSKMSAFGGDVNSWSLDCSTNYSVSHRSDSIQLLTPPGHDRIGIYLAFKEGTLSFYEVSDCMKFLYKTEATFTEPLYPGFWLGEKCRIRICDLRNDTINQ, from the exons ATGGCAGAGTCTCGGAGGGATCTGCTCTGCTGCGGAATCTGCCATCAGCTTCTCAGGAATCCTGCAACTTTACCCTGTGGCCACAGCTTCTGCATGCAGTGCATTACCTGCTCCTTGAACCACAATGAGAGGAACAAGTCCCCATGCAGATGTCCTGAATGTGGGCGGGTGTTTGCCTCAAGGCCTCagctgaataaaaacacaactgtggCTCAGAAGAGGCCCTGGAGGTGTATGGAGACAGAAGGCCCTTCATGCTGGAAGCACCAGTGTCCTTTGGATGTTTACTGCTGCACTGATGAGCAGGTTATCTGTGCAACCTGTGCTTCTGTGGACCACAGAGGACACACCATTGGACTGGTGAGAGAAGAGCGGAAGAGGAAACAG GAGcaactgatgatgatgaagagaaaATCCAAAAAGTTAATCCAGAGACAAGAAGAAAAACTGATCAACAACAGGGAGATCTTACAACAAATTgag GAGAAGGCGAGAGAGATAGATGACTACTGTGAAAGCATTTTGGCTGGTGTCATCGATTCTCTCCAGAAACATTACGTCTCAGTGAGGGAGTTGATAAGCACTCTGGGGGAGAAAACAGCAGCTCAAGTTCAGACCAACATGAAGAACCTGGAACTGAAGAAGAAAGCGATGAAGACGCAATATGCTGAACTGGATCAACTTGCACAAACTGACAGTGACGTTCACTTCCTGCTG AAATGGCCCTCTCAGTGTTATGATGTTCAAGCAGACCATTTTCATGTTTCATCGGATCCATTACTTCCTTTTGTGTCAATAAAAACAGCGGTTGAAAAACTCGGGAACCAACTAGAGGCATTGTGTAACAAGGAATTTGGTGCAATCGTTCAGACTG TGAGAAATGAATCACAACAAGAGTTTAGAGGTGGAACGGAGGAAGAGGAAATGCAGCAAAGACATGAAGCCGCTACTCCAGAGTCCTATG ATTTCTCTGAGGTCAGCAGCACCAACACTCAACCAACTGTAGAGCCTAAAACCAGGGAGGAGTTCCTGCGAT ATGCGTGTGAACTTACCCTGGACCCTACAACAGCTCACAAGGACCTGCTTGTTTCAGAAAATGATAAAAAGGTCCAACTCTGTCCTCAGACTCTGAAGGGCCCCTCTCTCCGTAACCCTGAGCGATTTCTCCACAGACGCCAGGTCCTGTGCAGGGAGGGGCTGCAGGCCGAGCGCTGCTACTATGAGGTAGAAGTTACAGGAGGCAAGGCTGAGATTGCTCTTGCCTACAAGGGAATTGATAGGAAATCCTCCTCTAAAATGTCAGCTTTTGGGGGTGATGTGAACTCCTGGAGCCTTGATTGTTCTACAAACTATTCTGTGAGCCACAGATCTGACAGCATCCAGCTCTTGACACCCCCTGGCCATGACAGGATTGGCATTTATCTGGCATTTAAAGAAGGTACTCTGTCATTTTATGAAGTTTCAGACTGTATGAAATTTCTTTACAAGACTGAAGCCACGTTCACAGAGCCACTGtatccaggcttctggctcggggagAAATGTCGCATCCGGATCTGTGATTTGAGGAATGACACAATCAACCAATGA
- the strip1 gene encoding striatin-interacting protein 1 homolog gives MDVGGNGGGLPVNNKQRAMLPNKSRGEFTRNLRKDSEGLSESPDLEFEYADTDKWAAELSELYSYTEGPEFALNRKCFEEEFRAHVSDKKWTELDADQHRAHAMRLLDSLEVIAREKRLKVARAILYMAQGTFGECSSEAEVQHWMRYNIFLLLDVGTFSALVELLNMEIDNSAACSSAVRKPAISLADSTDLRVLLNIMYLMVETIQQEDPADKPEWRIIRETFRTELGSPLFNNEPISVMLFGMVTKFCSGHAPHFPMKKVLLLLWKSILFTLGGFEQLQSIKVQKREELGLPPLPEDSIRVIRSMRAASPPASASDLIEQQQKRARREHKALIKQDNLDAFNEKDPYKADDSREDEDDNDDNDNSIEAETFPLERDEVMPPPIPHPPSERVSFPKGLPWAPKVREKDIENFLESSRSKFIGYTLGNDTDTVVGLPRPIHESIKTLKQHKYVSIAEIQIIKEEEYQKTPLSGGEEEVIMCATELLYQGILPSLPQYMIALLKILLAAAPTSKAKTDSINILADVLPEEMPTTVLQSMKLGVDVNRHKEIIVKAISAILLLLLKHFKLNHIYQFEYMAQHLVFANCIPLILKFFNQNIMSYITAKNSISVLDFPYCVVHELPELTAESLEAGDNNQFCWRNLFSCINLLRILNKLTKWKHSRTMMLVVFKSAPILKRALKVKQAMMQLYVLKLLKVQTKYLGRQWRKSNMKTMSAIYQKVRHRLNDDWAYGNDLDARPWDFQAEECALRANIERFNSRRYDKSHSNPDFLPVDNCLQSVLGQRVDLPEDFQMNYDLWLEREVFSKPISWEELLQ, from the exons atggacgtcGGTGGGAACGGTGGTGGGCTACCTGTAAACAATAAACAGAGAGCTATGTTACCTAATAAGAGTAGAGGCGAGTTCACCCGCAACTTACGAAAAGACTCAGAG GGCCTGTCTGAATCTCCAGACCTGGAGTTTGAATATGCTGACACAGACAAGTGGGCTGCAGAGCTGTCAG AGCTGTACAGTTACACTGAAGGACCAGAGTTTGCGCTCAATAGAAAGTGCTTCGAGGAGGAATTCAGAGCTCATG TATCCGATAAGAAGTGGACAGAACTCGATGCAGACCAACACAGAGCTCATGCCATGCGCTTGTTGGACAGTCTGGAGGTGATAGCCAGGGAGAAGAGGCTGAAGGTTGCCAGAGCAATTCTTTACATGGCTCAGG GAACCTTTGGAGAGTGCAGCTCTGAGGCTGAAGTGCAGCACTGGATGAGGTATAACATATTTTTGCTGCTGGATGTGGGGACCTTTTCTGCACTGGTGGAACTGCTCAACATGGAGATCGA TAACAGTGCTGCCTGTAGTAGTGCTGTCAGAAAGCCTGCCATCTCCCTGGCTGACAGCACAGACCTGAGGGTGCTGTTAAACATAATGTACTTGATGGTGGAAACAATCCAACAGGAGGATCCAGCTGACAAGCCTGAATGGAGAATCATCAGAGAAACCTTTAGAACAGAACTTG GATCTCCACTGTTCAACAATGAGCCCATTTCTGTCATGCTCTTTGGTATGGTTACCAAGTTCTGCAGTGGCCACGCCCCCCATTTCCCAATGAAGaaggtgttattgttattgtggAAAAGCATACTG TTCACACTTGGAGGTTTTGAGCAGCTCCAAAGTATAAAGGTTCAAAAGCGTGAGGAGCTGGGTTTGCCACCTCTGCCGGAGGACAGCATTCGAGTCATTCGTAGTATGAGGGCTGCTTCCCCTCCTGCATCTGCATCTGACCTCATAGAGCAGCAACAGAAACGGGCACGACGGGAACACAAA GCACTGATCAAACAGGACAATCTGGATGCTTTTAATGAAAAGGATCCGTACAAGGCTGATGACTCacgtgaggatgaggatgataatgatgataatgacaaCTCTATAGAGGCTGAGACTTTCCCTCTGGAGAGAGATGAGGTGATGCCTCCACCAATTCCACACCCTCCATCAGAGAGAGTGTCCTTCCCGAAAGGCTTACCTTGGGCCCCTAAAGTCAG GGAAAAGGACATTGAAAACTTCCTGGAATCTAGTAGAAGTAAATTCATTGGTTACACACTTGGAAA TGATACAGATACAGTTGTTGGTTTGCCTCGGCCCATTCATGAGAGCATTAAGACACTGAAGCAG CACAAATATGTGTCTATAGCTGAGATTCAGATCATCAAGGAGGAGGAGTATCAGAAGACCCCTCTGTCTGGG GGTGAAGAGGAGGTGATAATGTGTGCCACCGAGCTGCTCTATCAGGGAATTTTACCCAGTTTACCTCAGTACATG ATTGCTCTACTGAAGATCCTTCTCGCAGCTGCACCAACTTCTAAAGCCAAGACTGACTCCATCAACATCCTGGCAGACGTGTTGCCAGAGGAGATGCC AACCACAGTGTTGCAAAGCATGAAACTCGGTGTTGATGTGAATCGACACAAAGAGATTATCGTGAAGGCGATCTCTGCCATCCTGCTGCTGCTTCTGAAACACTTCAAACTTAACCACATATATCAG tttgagtacATGGCTCAACACTTGGTTTTCGCCAACTGCATCCCCCTTATACTGAAGTTCTTCAACCAGAACATCATGTCTTACATCACAGCTAAGAACAG CATTTCAGTGCTTGATTTTCCTTACTGTGTGGTGCATGAGCTCCCTGAGTTAACTGCAGAGAGTTTG GAAGCAGGAGACAACAATCAGTTTTGCTGGAGGAATCTGTTTTCCTGTATTAACCTGCTGAGGATCCTCAACAAACTGACCAAGTGGAAGCACTCCAGAACAATG ATGCTGGTTGTGTTTAAGTCTGCTCCCATCCTGAAGAGGGCGCTGAAGGTTAAGCAGGCCATGATGCAGCTCTATGTTCTCAAGCTGCTCAAAGTCCAAACCAAATACCTGGGACGGCAGTGGAGGAAGAGCAACATGAAGACCATGTCTGCAATCTACCAGAAGGTCAGACACCGCCTCAACGACGACTGGGCCTACGGGAACG ATCTGGACGCTCGTCCGTGGGACTTCCAGGCGGAGGAGTGCGCTCTGCGTGCCAACATCGAACGCTTCAACAGTCGCCGCTATGACAAGAGCCACAGTAATCCGGACTTCCTGCCCGTGGACAACTGTCTGCAAAGCGTTCTCGGTCAGCGGGTGGACCTGCCAGAGGATTTCCAAATGAACTACGACCTTTGGCTGGAGCGCGAGGTATTCTCTAAACCTATTTCATGGGAGGAGTTGCTTCAGTGA